Proteins encoded together in one Chryseobacterium sp. G0201 window:
- a CDS encoding BamA/TamA family outer membrane protein: MKSKFNIYYKYLFASGFAAVSLSCSNTKYLKEGQMLYTGAEVKIENDTISKKEKNELQTALEENLVPKPNSTILGLRPKLYFYNIAKEPKKDKGFNYWLKYKVGEKPVLLGDVDREFNKDIIQNYSENKGYFNAKATYDTVSKNKKAQVIYTVRPGARYLISNVKFQQDSTLVNREIQALTNKTILKAGQPFDLDVIKSERERIDSGLKERGFYYFSGDNIIVQADSTVSKTHKVELNVKLKEDTPDLATEQFSINNVIVFPSYNIQDVKKGKYSVPMNPDSLSKYAYEDIYVIDPQHKFKPKIFDRALYFKKGDLYNRSNHNLTLNRLISLGVFKFVKNEFVVSDSLNHKFDAYYLLTPRQIQSLRLEALGRTNSANYAGSELNLNWTHRNFFKGAEQFKAAVYGAFDVQMGGQENAKNIFRAGANVQLSIPRIVAPFRFNSSSAFVPRTNITLGYELLNRTEFYKLNNFNASFGYVWKENARKEHDLKVIDITLVSPANVTQAFIDQAKTPAALRVVEEQLIFGPTYTYTYTNTMLPKTNTIYYKGTLDLAGNITGLVTGANVKKDKQKEIFGVPFSQYAKIENDFRFYHKFTEKSSFATRFIGGIAYPYGNSEFVPFSKQFFSGGSNSIRAFRARTLGPGSFDPRTIPPDALLDQSGDIKLELNAEYRANLYKFLNVAAFVDAGNIWLLHDDKDRPGAKFSKDFLSEVAVGAGVGLRLDFSILVLRLDLAMPLRVPYYEKGNRWAFDRINFGDPSWRKDNLVLNIAIGYPF, encoded by the coding sequence AGATCGAAAATGACACCATTTCGAAGAAGGAAAAAAATGAACTTCAGACTGCATTGGAAGAAAATTTAGTTCCGAAACCCAACTCAACAATATTAGGATTACGTCCGAAATTATACTTTTACAACATCGCCAAAGAACCTAAAAAAGACAAAGGTTTTAATTATTGGCTGAAATATAAAGTAGGTGAAAAACCTGTTTTATTGGGAGATGTAGATCGTGAATTTAATAAAGATATCATTCAGAATTACTCTGAAAACAAAGGATATTTTAATGCAAAAGCAACGTACGATACGGTTTCTAAAAATAAAAAAGCACAGGTAATTTATACCGTGAGACCTGGTGCAAGATATTTAATAAGTAACGTTAAGTTTCAGCAGGATTCTACACTTGTTAACAGAGAAATTCAAGCTTTAACAAATAAAACAATTTTAAAAGCCGGACAGCCTTTTGATCTTGATGTCATTAAAAGTGAAAGAGAACGTATTGACAGCGGTCTCAAAGAAAGAGGTTTTTATTATTTCAGTGGAGATAATATTATTGTTCAGGCAGACAGTACGGTGAGTAAAACCCATAAAGTGGAACTGAATGTGAAACTTAAGGAAGACACTCCGGATCTTGCAACAGAACAATTCAGTATTAATAATGTGATCGTTTTCCCATCTTACAATATTCAGGATGTAAAAAAAGGAAAATACAGCGTTCCGATGAATCCGGATTCGCTTTCAAAATATGCTTATGAGGACATTTATGTAATTGATCCTCAGCATAAATTTAAACCGAAAATTTTTGACAGAGCATTATATTTCAAAAAAGGAGACTTATATAATCGTTCCAATCATAATCTTACGTTGAACCGTTTGATCAGTTTGGGCGTATTTAAATTTGTGAAAAATGAGTTTGTAGTTTCAGATTCTTTAAATCATAAATTTGATGCGTATTATTTATTAACACCAAGGCAGATCCAATCACTTAGATTAGAAGCTTTAGGAAGAACAAACTCAGCAAATTACGCAGGTAGCGAATTAAACCTAAACTGGACGCACAGAAACTTCTTCAAAGGCGCAGAACAATTTAAAGCCGCTGTTTACGGAGCTTTTGATGTACAAATGGGGGGTCAGGAAAATGCAAAAAATATTTTTCGCGCCGGAGCTAATGTTCAACTTTCTATCCCAAGAATTGTTGCGCCGTTCCGTTTCAATTCTTCGAGTGCATTTGTTCCGAGAACCAATATAACCTTGGGCTATGAATTACTAAACCGTACAGAATTTTATAAGCTAAATAACTTTAATGCATCATTCGGGTATGTCTGGAAAGAAAATGCAAGGAAAGAACATGACTTAAAGGTAATTGATATCACTCTTGTTTCTCCTGCTAATGTAACTCAGGCATTTATTGACCAAGCAAAAACACCCGCGGCGTTAAGAGTAGTTGAAGAGCAGTTAATTTTCGGACCAACTTATACTTATACCTACACCAATACAATGCTTCCCAAAACCAATACGATCTATTATAAAGGGACGCTGGATCTTGCAGGAAATATTACAGGCTTGGTAACGGGAGCCAATGTAAAAAAAGATAAACAGAAAGAGATTTTCGGTGTACCATTCAGTCAATATGCAAAAATTGAAAATGATTTCAGGTTCTATCATAAATTTACGGAAAAGAGCTCATTTGCCACCAGATTTATTGGCGGGATCGCTTATCCTTATGGAAATTCAGAGTTTGTACCATTCTCTAAACAGTTTTTCTCAGGAGGAAGTAACAGTATCCGTGCCTTCCGTGCAAGAACTTTAGGACCGGGAAGTTTTGATCCTAGAACGATTCCACCAGATGCTTTGTTAGATCAGTCAGGTGATATTAAATTAGAATTAAATGCAGAATATCGTGCTAATCTTTATAAATTTTTAAATGTTGCCGCTTTTGTAGATGCAGGGAATATCTGGTTATTACATGATGATAAAGACAGACCTGGCGCCAAATTCTCAAAGGATTTTTTAAGCGAAGTTGCCGTCGGAGCCGGAGTTGGTCTAAGACTTGATTTCTCTATTCTGGTTTTAAGATTAGACTTAGCGATGCCGTTGAGAGTTCCTTATTATGAAAAAGGAAATCGTTGGGCATTTGACAGAATTAATTTTGGAGATCCAAGTTGGAGAAAAGATAATCTTGTATTGAATATCGCAATAGGATATCCTTTTTAA
- a CDS encoding YihY/virulence factor BrkB family protein, which yields MVKNVKFFWEVLKETFNEWNSSNASRDSASLAYYAIFSIPGLLIIIIWIAGNFFGEEAIRGEISNQISGIMGAEVSKSVESMIAGALIDKQNIFMKIVGIGSLVFGSTTLFFQLQHSLNSLWDVQSAPKKALIKFLLDRANSLGMILMIGFLLMITMILSSLISVFNNIITKYFGFETYVLVELVNFGIGFGLVMLLFALMFKFLPDVQISWRPVWKGAFLTTVLFTLGKFLLSLYFGNFKPTSAFGTAGTVILIMMWINYSCMLVFFGAEFTKVYTYKKGYKIIPSKHAKWSAAKLYEASIKKETPQI from the coding sequence ATGGTAAAAAACGTAAAATTTTTCTGGGAGGTTTTAAAAGAAACTTTCAATGAATGGAATAGCTCCAACGCATCAAGAGATTCTGCAAGTCTTGCTTATTATGCTATTTTTTCCATTCCCGGTTTGTTGATCATTATTATCTGGATCGCGGGTAACTTTTTCGGTGAAGAAGCTATTCGTGGTGAAATAAGCAACCAGATCAGCGGAATCATGGGAGCAGAAGTTTCAAAAAGTGTTGAAAGTATGATTGCCGGAGCTTTGATCGATAAGCAGAATATTTTCATGAAAATCGTGGGAATTGGTTCATTGGTTTTTGGTTCCACTACTCTATTTTTCCAGCTTCAACATTCATTGAACAGTCTTTGGGATGTACAATCTGCACCCAAAAAAGCTTTAATTAAATTTCTTTTAGACAGAGCCAATTCACTAGGAATGATCTTGATGATCGGGTTTTTATTAATGATAACCATGATTTTATCTTCATTGATAAGTGTTTTCAATAATATAATCACAAAATATTTTGGTTTTGAAACTTATGTATTAGTAGAATTAGTCAATTTCGGAATTGGGTTTGGATTGGTAATGCTGTTATTTGCATTAATGTTCAAGTTTCTCCCTGATGTACAAATCAGTTGGAGACCAGTTTGGAAAGGTGCTTTTTTAACGACTGTTTTATTTACATTAGGTAAATTTTTATTAAGTCTTTACTTTGGAAATTTCAAACCAACTTCCGCTTTCGGAACAGCTGGAACCGTAATTTTGATCATGATGTGGATTAATTATTCCTGTATGCTCGTATTCTTTGGAGCCGAATTTACAAAGGTTTATACCTATAAAAAAGGATATAAAATTATTCCATCAAAACACGCAAAATGGAGTGCTGCAAAATTATATGAAGCCAGTATAAAAAAAGAAACTCCTCAAATTTAA
- a CDS encoding discoidin domain-containing protein, translating to MNKKILKLLSFIIILTTVSCREELENDLVSSPEKTQLAAKVTSGLYESPMPYNINVVYFIPSDGVARPEYERRVSEFMLAAQEYYRQNMYNWGYGNRSFGLLVNPATNRIKINIINGALPTSSYPYAGGGNKIQSEVNTWFAAHPADKTSDHTIIFTSVPTPETEIPYYGLGKTCFVGDNEAWDYQYFNQNTPQGTKAKWYMGGFLHELGHALNLPHTALAKSQVNTPGYGTSLMGTGNSTYGYSSTILARSSCAILNNCQVFSTTAKPTGYFYASGKSFEITSITSSYSNERINISGTYTANAPLNAIISYFVPGSPYYAPSGLASYTTNTFSTYIDVEDLYFTDRDYTFALQATFLDGTVKDAQYFNFTFVNGVPDVHFQLDRSNWTVSSSSQYAAYPATYAIDGNINTYWHSNYTAGSVQTDPIPGQAQNFPYYFDINMNSIKGIGGLSFIQHQGLVRTGKNIRVWTRPTTADGWKLQGSYVLENIKDRQYITFPQEENCRFVRITFDSSYDGQPYVAIPEIGAFE from the coding sequence ATGAACAAGAAAATTCTAAAATTACTAAGTTTTATTATCATATTGACAACGGTAAGTTGTAGAGAAGAACTGGAGAATGACTTGGTATCATCACCAGAAAAAACTCAATTAGCAGCAAAAGTTACTTCCGGGTTATATGAATCTCCAATGCCTTACAATATTAATGTTGTGTACTTCATTCCTTCAGATGGCGTTGCGCGTCCAGAATATGAAAGGAGGGTAAGTGAATTTATGCTTGCAGCTCAAGAATATTATCGTCAAAATATGTATAATTGGGGCTATGGAAACCGAAGTTTCGGGCTTTTAGTAAATCCTGCCACCAACCGGATAAAAATTAACATCATTAATGGAGCCTTACCAACAAGCTCATATCCTTATGCAGGAGGCGGAAATAAAATACAATCCGAAGTAAACACTTGGTTTGCAGCACATCCAGCCGACAAAACAAGTGATCATACTATTATTTTCACTTCAGTACCTACTCCTGAAACCGAAATTCCTTATTATGGCTTAGGCAAAACATGCTTTGTTGGTGATAATGAAGCGTGGGATTATCAATATTTTAACCAAAATACACCCCAAGGAACCAAAGCAAAATGGTATATGGGAGGATTTCTTCATGAGCTTGGACATGCACTTAATCTTCCTCACACCGCTCTGGCAAAAAGCCAGGTAAATACTCCCGGATACGGAACTTCATTGATGGGTACTGGCAATAGTACTTATGGCTATTCTTCTACGATTCTTGCGAGATCCAGCTGTGCTATTTTAAATAACTGTCAGGTATTTTCTACTACAGCAAAACCTACCGGTTATTTTTATGCGTCAGGTAAAAGCTTTGAAATTACGAGTATAACCAGCAGTTATTCTAATGAAAGAATCAATATATCCGGTACCTATACAGCCAATGCTCCTTTAAATGCTATTATTTCCTATTTTGTTCCCGGCAGTCCTTATTATGCTCCGTCTGGACTCGCCAGCTACACCACCAACACATTTTCCACTTATATAGATGTTGAAGATCTTTATTTTACGGACAGGGATTATACTTTTGCCCTACAGGCAACATTTTTGGATGGCACCGTTAAAGACGCTCAATATTTTAATTTCACATTTGTAAATGGAGTTCCCGATGTTCACTTCCAATTAGACCGCAGCAACTGGACCGTAAGTAGCAGCTCACAATACGCCGCTTATCCTGCAACTTACGCTATTGATGGTAATATTAATACCTATTGGCACTCCAATTATACTGCTGGTTCGGTGCAAACAGATCCAATTCCCGGGCAAGCGCAGAATTTCCCTTATTATTTTGATATTAATATGAATTCTATAAAAGGAATTGGCGGACTTTCTTTCATTCAGCACCAAGGATTGGTGAGAACAGGTAAAAATATAAGAGTCTGGACCAGACCAACGACTGCAGATGGATGGAAACTTCAAGGCAGCTATGTTCTGGAAAACATTAAAGACAGACAATATATTACATTTCCTCAGGAGGAAAACTGCAGATTTGTCCGTATCACTTTCGATAGCAGCTACGATGGCCAGCCTTATGTAGCAATACCGGAAATAGGTGCATTTGAATAA